The genomic stretch GATAAGagatatattttgattctgCGTTGTTAAGCTTTAATCTACATATTTTATCTAACTCATCTTCCCTTATCATATTTGTGCAATCCTAGTTCcagattttatcaaaacaaGGTTAAACAGGTACAAAAACTTTTCTGACTACATTTTTTAGTCCTTTTTAGTTTACTAGACTTTGCATATAAAAGTTTTCATcagaatatttttgataatcatgattaaaactgttttttgtCAATATTAACACAGAATGATTTTATTACGTTTgtctacattttttaaattgattgatctaatatttattcataacttgtttatttaaaaagtgtaATCCAACGTAAATACTTAtctgtttgttaatttttaagagTTATATGCTTTCAGTgattaactaaaattattcgactgtaaaaaaaatgtttacattgtGACTCAACTGTATATGGTATGCATATTGTGTGAAACTTGGAGGTAGGTCTCTTCTTTGCATACccggctgggtaggtaccaccatcagatactctaccgcgaaacaacagtatttagtattgttgtattccggtttaaaggtgaatgagccagtgtaacttcaggcatagggacataacatcttagttccgaaagttggtggcgcattggagattttaatatttcttatagcggcATGGTCtataggcgatggtgaccacttaccatcagatggtacATTTTCTTGTCCgccaatcataaaaaaatatacggtaTGCGATATCCATATTCAGAATTAGCTACAATTTATTCAgtaaataattcacaatttgtATGTTTACCCACTAGTAACATAATATGAAAACAACAAAACTATCGAGTATGAGAATTAGTAAACATTCAACAATCCGTTGAgtacgataaattaatattccaaCAAAAGTTCCGAATTTCCAAAAGCGATTACGAAAATactctattaattaattattatgatcgCTACTTAATGTTAGATTTATTAAAACTGTAAAGTAATCACTACACAGATCATTTATTTGGCATATAAACTAAATGGTATATAAACAAGTGAAATTATTTggaatttacattattatttttttctgaacaTTTCGAAAGTAGCCAAGTATTCATTTTGTCTTAAATACCCgtaaccacgaacgctgtaaagtgctcgaaacgtcgggatgccaaaaatatttaacatacgcgattcaaatccgttataactagttttagccAAGTATTGTCCATTCACCAATATTGTATTAACatctcaaatatattatagaaacagaTCATTTCTTCAGATCTCTATATAAGGATATGAAGGCGCTGGGGTCACAAAGAAGTGGTGTCCTTTTCATTTCTGtcactcatcatcatcatcatcataatcatcagcAGCAGTTCATacacgtccactgctggacataggcctccccaactgcacgccactgtgatcttcTGTCAGTCAGGataacaataatatgtttatcaatTTCTATATCAAGaaacctaaatatatattacattaaaattgttaacttCTCGGTATATCTATTGCGGCGACTGCTCTCTTTGGGAGTTCCAAGACAGCTACTCTTGTTGCTTACCCCTAAATCCAGCACTGCATTTTATGCATCGAAAAATCTATAAACCCTGTGAAACAAACCTACATCatgatgtgtcaaatttcataaaattctaccacatgtataTATCACCAAACCGtttttggaacagcgtggtggaataactTTCAAACCTCCTCAAATAGAGAGGATGTCCTagccagtgggaaatttacaggctgttcttgttgttgttgtaaaagaAACCTATATACTATCGTGGACTTTTTTGTAGTCTTTTTTAAGAAGACCAATACAGTAGCACATTGTTAGCATACacaacgacagacagacagtaggAAGCGTTTGTTTTATACAACGAAACGATAACTAAGGGTATTTCGTCGTTAGgataattcaaataaacaatattccaCAAATGATTTTCCAACGATCGAGTGATATTATCGAACTAGCTTTCCAATGAATACCAAGGTGAAACAATGAAAGCGCGGTCAGCGCCATCTGTCAACCATTAATAACTTTGAACTCCCGATTGTTTTCGGTTTGATTGTGGAATCCAATTAATTGTGAATTCGTATAACTCATTCGACCCGGGCACGGGTGTTTTGACGGATTTCGTCGAAGAAGACATTAATGGAACTATTTTACAGGCGTTTGTTAAGTTCTGCAGCTATCGGTGCGTGAGCTGTTTTATTTCACTGAATTTCAATGAGATTCAActgagttgttttttttttttgttgcaataaacaaagtatataatctgtaaataaTCTATATGTATCTTGttactgaatattttatttcaaaaaattatttaggtattgagataaaaaatggttattatgaatatagtaaTGGTACTAGATCCATGGAAACGCAACAATATTGGTTAAACTTCTGTATTTAACCCGATATTGTTCCACAGCATTAGTTGAAGTACGAAGCAGTAGTCCGTCcctatattatttactagaacAAGAATTGTGAAGGAACACTATTtaactctttaaaaaaaaaacagtgtaaTAGGTTGCTACATTCAACttctatgttttaaaaaaatatataaaaatcacattaataattgaaattactattttttataacaatgctATATACTTTAGGTATAGTCAAAATTAGTTTGCTAATTGTAACATTGGttttataactgtattttataCAAGATAACGTTggtcatagtttttttttttataaattaaaataactttattatttagatcgattgaaataaaatggAATGAGCCCTTCCAATATTTCTTGTAGTCCAATATGTCCATACCTCAAATGTGAAAAAATCTCCGAAAGTTATATTAAAGTGAAATTGTAGacgtcatttgttttttctgtattttcaataaaattcatttcttcatttttattttataggtttcTGAGTATATCGTCCTGAACtacttttaattgtatatttgtacTGTTCGAGTTCTATCTACCATCAGTCTCTATCAGATGATTAGAGTTTCTGACTTATAAAGATTAACATTTATAAGTCATAACCATTAGCAATCAAGGCTACACTTCTGGACATGTGAAGCTCTCGTGATTTGACGTGAcgtgaaaaaaaatttaattaaaatatctaaaagagcattatctgttaattttttttttcataattgacAGCTGAAAAAGAATACGCAGCAAAGATAATGTTTaagtttcataattatataatttcgaaAATAGAAACatggaatttaaaattttttttttttaattccttacGATTATAAAAAACAGCCTAAGACATAATCGTGGTAATAAGAAAGAACGTtacattaataatcaaattctaaattaaaataaaaaaaaaaacaaacaatacacTCATAAATTAATGTCAGAGGTAGACTTAAGTTTTATAGagctgttttataaataacctaAGTAGTGCTttcgtgttattttattatagttggTAAAAGTTCCCATGGTAGTTAAAAACTATTTGTAAAAGGTCGagttaattatcaaataaatactcTTACGTCATGCAtaataactttcttttttttaatactctaTCCATAAATAACATACCTGTGATCGCCCAAAGTTCTTTCAGACATTCCTCTCTCGACCTTTGTATTGCGGATCGCTTCTGCACCTCCGGTCCTGACTCCAAATATTCGAAAAGTGCAGCACCAAGAAGCACATACATCACCACTAGTACAACTAAACCGATTTGTGAACATGACGCTCTGATACAATTAGCAGTCAACCGTTTCAAGAAATTCGGCCTATCCCGTCCATCAAGAGACACAACGGAAGACattgttcgaaattcaatttttaaaatttagagCACTCACAATCGTCTTCATTTTTagcactaaaatattttcatgaaatttatttagaaatatctTCTATAAATAgcaaattgaatatttacagttttttgAAATGTCGACATTTAATCTGAAACAATACAGATTTTTATTAacagaatttataaataatttataccctTCAAAAAAAAGCATCCagtaataaatcattaaatagaCAAAAAGTTAGatagaaatagaaaatatattggaGTAAGatttctcaaatatttataaaatatctaattattttacagaacaataattcgtataattatttttcttacgtcACGACTAAAAGTCGTATATAGCATATATGCTATAATACTGATAAATGATTACTTAagtaaattatcaaatattcaaaCTTACCGAAATTACTAAAACTACAGACAGCATTTATTATctgaataaaaacattataagctaataaataattagtctaCACTTTCATTTCATAATAAGTTCTACTATAActgtttaaactttaaaatataggaCAATAAATCATTTCATCTTAACTCTcaaagttgttttatttaactaacacacttcctactttattatttaataatacattctaACATCGAAGGTTCTCTTAAGTTCGTAAACTTGTTACATTTGCGCTGTGTAACGAGACACACTGCCACAAAGGCGCGCAAGGTTGCACTGAAGCATTTCTGTTTCAAACGAGGCCCAAACGATATCCCACAGTTTCTTCTACAGACTTTATGTTCATTGCGCAAACCTGCGGGAAAAGCATTTCCACGTGGTTAGTTCCATTTACTTTTCGCTACTAGCGACATCTATCGGGTGGTGTTAGCGCTTAATCTATCATGTGGCACCATCTATTGAACTGTATGAAaactaatgttaatattttgttcatatttgCTCGTTGTACATGTTTCTACACATATTAACTTAACTATTTATGAACAGTTATAAAAagcaaataagtttattttagcttaaaattatttattgtattgaaaataaatgtgcacgttataatacaaaatatgctTGTATAAGCTTTGttaagcttttaaataaaaacttatcttaaagttaaaaacaaagtaaatatttttacgaatGATTAAtagactttttatatattattaatattaataagtattttcaataatataatggTTATAGTAAACGTTcaaaaatataagatttgaTTACATCACTATCTAATGTCATTTATGTGATACGTCAATTTCATACTCCGCGCCGACTGATTGTGGAAGATTGACACGCTCTCATTTTATTCTAGAAACCAGAACATATACTTAAGTCAATCTTAGATTATaagctatttattattagtaaatatattattaataacttgaaAAATCCGCAACAATGAGTACTATATTAGAAAAAATCAGCGCCATAGAGGCCGAGGTTGGTAGAAGAGGTTATAAcattttcacttaaaataataataaaaaccagCTAAAATAGAAACAAATAACATATCAGCATTAGGTTTTATGTCCTAATCAAGGTTTGAATAAGTTCTATAGTgatgtatttaatgtttttcagATGGCCcgaacacaaaaaaataaagcaacagCACTCCATTTAGGTTTACTAAAAGCTAGATTGGCAAAGTTAAGACGTGAATTAATTACACCTAAAGGTGGCGGCGGTGCCACTGGTGAAGGtaagataacattttataaacaaaccATACTAACAAATAAACCTTGGGTATATTTACTAAGAATGTTGCTATTACAATTTATTGAGATTTTCattaagaattatatattttaaatggtcAGCAGcatattttaatgttcattGCTTGTTTCCCTATATTCTGTAATATTCTAATCCAagaaggaataaagataaacaagtGCTAGATTTACATTTGATTCGCATTTTTCTTATAGATCAGCTATATTGTACACTAACAGTTGAAACTATATTGTACCTTTATTTACAGTACGATACTGTTACTGTTGTTTAGTAGATAAGTATctactaaattaatttactttctaaagttccaaaaataattttatcaattttcaaAATACCAATTTTTCATTGTTAATTCAAAGCTTAAGACCTATGACGTTTAAATTTCATGTCCAATGTTGTTCATATAGCTCTTGTCGTCTTGAGGTTGGAATAGACTACAGTTAAggtattaaacaaattttacatttgaattacTTTATTTGTTAGGTTTCGATGTTGCTAAAACTGGAGATGCACGAATTGGGTTTGTCGGTTTTCCATCCGTGGGGAAGTCAACCCTGTTATCCAACTTAGCTGGAGTATACTCAGAAGTAGCGGCTTATGAGTTCACAACCCTCACTACTGTGCCtggttgtattaaatataaaggtgCTAAAATCCAGGTTTGTATAAACTCTAAACTTattatgaaacaatatttaattatttatataaattaatgaaattatattttatataattattttatattaataattaaattaagtttaggcaaaaacattaaatttgtattgaataatctattttgtcaaatataatatgtggCATAGAAACTGGTGtatgattttatttagttatattatactttttccTGAATTCACAGCTGCTCGATCTGCCTGGTATCATTGAAGGAGCGAAAGATGGTAAAGGTCGTGGTCGTCAAGTAATCGCTGTAGCCAGAACATGCAGTCTCGTCTTCATTGTCCTTGACGTACTGAAGCCATTGCAGCATAAGAAACTTCTGGAACACGAGTTAGAAGGCTTTGGGTTGCGATTAAACAAGCAACCGCCGAACATACATTTTAGAAAAAAAGATAAAGgaggaattaatttgaacacAACAGTAAGTTAATTTATgggattttaattgtttttg from Vanessa cardui chromosome 12, ilVanCard2.1, whole genome shotgun sequence encodes the following:
- the LOC124534288 gene encoding GTP-binding protein 128up yields the protein MSTILEKISAIEAEMARTQKNKATALHLGLLKARLAKLRRELITPKGGGGATGEGFDVAKTGDARIGFVGFPSVGKSTLLSNLAGVYSEVAAYEFTTLTTVPGCIKYKGAKIQLLDLPGIIEGAKDGKGRGRQVIAVARTCSLVFIVLDVLKPLQHKKLLEHELEGFGLRLNKQPPNIHFRKKDKGGINLNTTCPQSELDIEAVKTILSEYKIHNADITLRYDATSDDLIDVIEGNRIYVPCIYLLNKIDQISIEELDVIYKIPHCVPISAHHKWNFDDLLEKMWEYLKLIRIYTKPKGQLPDYNAPVVLHADRTSIEDFCNKLHRSIVKEFKYALVWGSSVKHQPQKVGIEHVLADEDVVQIVKKV